A stretch of DNA from Pseudomonadota bacterium:
GCTCAGCAGTGGCACTTACATTGAAAACCGACAAAGAGACCATTTCAGTTCACCTCGGTCCGGATTGGTATATAAGTCGGCTTGATACAAAGATCGAAAAGGGTGACACAATTGAGGTGAAGGGCGCACGAGCAACATTTTTTGGAAAACCTGCCATTATCGCCGGTGAGATAAAGAAAGGCGAAAATATTCTTGTCTTGAGGGACAGCGCTGGCATACCTGTCTGGTCGGGCTGGCGGCGGTAATGTATTCGCAACAAACCCCGCCTTTTGAGCCTGGGCGGGGCTTCTCCCTCTCATCAAGGTTGCAATGAACTTTATTAGAAAGGATAATGTTCCTGAAATCATCAGAGAGATATGGCCAGCCCTGGTTGTATTGCTAAGTACGCTTATCATTTCTTTCTTTGCAGAGCGTATAGGATTTCTTGAAGTAAAGAAAGAGTTGTGGAAAATACTTCTTCGCTTTTTTCGCTTTACCTTCGTTCTGTCCCTTCCCCTCCTCCTTCTCCCATGGGTATCTTCCATGATGCGTGGTGTTTTGCATAGCAGCAACAGACAGTTGATCCAGATTCAGGAAGAGCGGGCAGAAACGGTAGACCCTTTCAATAGTTGGTTTATAAGACCCCTTCAAGGCATTGGACTTCTGATGCTCATAGCCACAAAGTTCTTGATCGTTTTACAAATATATACGGGCGCAACAGCCGATTCTTCTGTCGTTTTGCCACCAACCGTGTTTAGTTTCGGGCGATTTTTTGTTGTTACTTTCCTTACCTTAATTACATCGGTGCTACTCTCTTTTCTCTGGTCTCTGGATGATCTGGGAATCCGCCATATCAATCGAAAAACAGGAGAAATCAGGATGATAGGAAAGTACCTTGGCGTGCTTCTTCCTGTGCTCTTTGGCTTTTATGGCTTTATTAACCTTTTTAAGGTACACGAACTTCAGACAGCCGTCATGTACGTTGCTCAGATGGTTCTGATCCTGTATCCTTCTTTTGTGATCTTTGCCGTACTTCATTATCACTATATCCGGAACCATGAGAAGATGTTGTTAAAAAGGCTGAAAGTAGTGCCACGAGCTATCATAACTGACGAGAGACAATCGACTGTGCCCACGGCTTGAAATAATGTGCATAATATCAATAGCAGAATTTATGGAAAATCGGCGATTAAAGATGTGGAGGTAAAACATGAAAAGAGTGGTATTGGCAAGCTGTTACTGTTGATGAATTTTTCTTCGGTAGCACATTCTGAAGAAAATAATCTGGAACAATGTATTTTGAATTTCAACTATCAAGAGCGAAAGGAAATGAAAATCGACAGCAAGGAACTCATAAAACTCATAAAAAAAGTCCAGTTTATAGACATTCGTTTTAAAGATTAGTTTGAGGCTTGGCAAATGGGGTTTATCGTTAACATTCCTCTCAATGAACTTCCAAAACGCCTCAATAAATTGGATAAAAACAAAATTATTGTAACGGCTTGTCCCCACAAGGATCGAGCTATAAATGCACTGGTCTTTTTGAAAACAAAAAGATTCAAAACAAAATATCTTGAGGATGGCCTTTTAGGTTTCTTGGAATACCTGAGAGGAGAGAATGCAAAAGAACTTCTAAAGTAATTCTAAACAGGGATCAAAAGGGATCCCCCGGTAAGTGCTTCCATTCATCATCCATGTTGTTAGATTTCATAATTTTCTTCACAAAGCCAAAATAATATCCTCTTCCAATCATGGCTACCTTTCTTATGTTATTACAGGATATTGTCCATTTTAGTACCAGAATAAATTAAGAAATACCCCCATGCTCTATGCCTATAAGCAACTCCTCAACTTCCCGGGTCCCCGCATCGGCCTTGAAGCAGTTGAAAAGGAATCGCTCCGCCAAGACCATGCCATGTGCGCTGTTTAGCCATTCCAAAGCATCTGTCTTAATCTCAAATATCCCTTCCGCAAAAGCTATGTGAGCAAAACCATAAAGCCTGTCACTTTCTGAAACTATGAGATAGGCACCTTATTAATGGTAATAAATACGTCCGAACAAATGCACAATGTGCAGATTTGTATTTGAAGTCAAGTATTCCCAAATTATAGGCTGATTTATTTAGTACAGGAAGACTTTATGAAGCGACAGATCAAACCGTTGTGTTAAGAAATCTGTAAACGTAATTGCTTCCCGAGTGCTGCTGCAAAACGCTCCAGGGTTGATAGCTTGATGTCTTCTGCATGGTTGTCGATTCTCGAAATTGCGGTTTTTCGGGTGTTGAGCCTGAGAGCCAGCTCTTCCTGCGTTAAGCCTGCTGACTCACGAGCCTGACGAAGAATTACCCCGATTTTAAACTGTTCATAGCCTTCTTTGTAACCTTCGGCAAATTCCTTATCTATTTTTTTTCTCTGATCAATATATTGCTTAAGATCGCTCATGGTTTCATCCTCCTCTTTAAGAAATCTTTCCTGTATGTCTCTGCCTTTTCTATCTCCTGTTTCGGTGTTTTCTGACTTTTCTTTACCAGTCCGTGTGTAAGAACGACTACGGAGTTACCGAGAAAAAAACAGAATATGCGATATGTGTTTGAACCGGATTGAATTCTGCATTCCCATATCTCTTCAGTACCGACAAGTTTTTTGAAATATGAAGAAGGTACAATATCCAAATCCTCTAACAGACTCAAAACCCATGTTACTTTCTGTGCAGCTTTTGCCGGCAATGAATCAAGAAACTCCTTTATCGGGCAGTTTCCACTAACCGTTGTATAGAATGTAACAACTCTGCTCACAGAATAATGTTAACTTTGATGTTAACCTTTGTCAAGACAGTTTTTCATGTACAATGCAAGCGTAGATGGAGATTTCCTTCTTCATGCTCAGCTATTGTTCTATTCTGGGATCAATTGGCTTTCCGGTTCTGTATGATACGCTTTTCATAGTTGCAACCAATGTTCTAATTCCTTCCTTTTCCATATAGACGTTAAATAAAAAAGAAGCTGTCCTTCTGCTATGCGATAGTGTTTTTCCTTCAACAACAAGTATCGTTCCCGGATCAGGACTTGCGTGGTAGGTAATCGAACAGTCCAGGCCAACAGAAATGTTGTTTTTGTTATTTCCTAATACCGAAAATGCAGCATCAGCAAGAGAATAAATAACTGCACCATGCGGGCAGTTGTACATGTTGAGCATATCATCACGCAACTGCATATGCATTGTAATTGTTTCATCTGTAAGTGTATCAAGGACAATTCCCATGGATTTTGCATAATTGTCTTTGTCGAACTGCTTCCTTACAATATTGAGATGTTCCTGCACGGGTATACTCCCTGATAGTTATTTATCTTTTTACCATCTATGTTTTATGAAAATGAGCTTATCAGTATCAAATTCTAAAGCCCTTTTCCGATCCTATCATGAATCAGGCAAGTAATTTGACAGCTTCCACTCGGTTACAATGCGTATTTTTGATCCACACATCGAAACTCTCCTCTTTCGTTACGTTGTGCAATGTCTCTTCTCCTGATGAGTCCAAAGGTCCGGTTATTTCATCAGCAATATCAAGAGCGCAGCGCTGACGAACCTCAAATACGGTAAATCCTTCGTTGGTTTCTACAGCGGCCAAACCGTTTTGCAGATTAAGAAACCTTACAATCCCCTTCATTTCAAATGTCCTTTACGTTGATTTCTGCCTTTACACCTCTTTTGAGACTAATACTTTGACAACAATTACTCATTTTGTCCTCTTATATTAGTTTCTAACAAATAAATCATCAAGATTTTTATTTTTCTATATACAATTTACAGAAAATTACAAAAAGTTTGACGGATATTTCCTTGTCGGATAATATGTGTACCGTGGTTATAAACCACTGCTACTACACGATATTAATAGGAGGTTTCATGAAAGAGATATATATGTCAAATTATTTGAGGGATACCCTCATAAAGCATAACAGGGCCATAGGGGTTACAGGCCTTGCAGCAGTTGCCGCAGCAGGTGCAGGTATTGCACTTAATATGCCGGCAATAGGTATAGTACCCATGATAGCAGGGGCAATAATAACAAATAACCATTTAAGGAAACGTTCAATCTGTAAAACAGGCATTGAAGGAGAAGATACGTTGAGGACATACCTTAAGAACATCCTCTCCGATGAATATACTGTTCTTTATAATGTCCCCGTAGAACATGGAGACATTGACTGCCTTGTAATAGGGCCAAAAGGTTTATATGCCATAGAGGTAAAGAACCATAAGGGCATAATCACCTATACGAATAATACATGGAGGCAGATTAAAAGGGGAAGGAAGGGCAACTCCTATATCGGTAAGTTAAACAATCCCTCCATGCAGCTTATAGGAAATATCAAATGGCTTAAAGGATACCTTGGAAGATACGATATAAAACCCTGGATCAACGGACTTATAGTCTTCACACATCCGGAGGCAATACTCTCCATAGACAACCTGCCAATCGTAAAAGCCATAAAACTGGAAGACCTAAAAGATGTTTTCCTTGAGAAAGATACCTTGTCCCCCATAATACAGCAATCCACAGAAACCCATCTTCTACAACTCATGGCGGCATAAAACAGACCGGGGGAGAAATCCCCCGGTAACAAACAAATAAGGAGAAACGTTATGGATAAAATCAAGGTCTATAAAATACTGGCAGGCAAGTTCAATGAATCAGAAGCGGAAACAATCATAGACTATGTTGAATCTGCCGGAAGATGCAAAACACCATCGGGAATGGACTTAACAGACAGAGTTCAAAAACTGGAAATGGATCTGAAACTGCAATACCACAAGCTCGATAAGAAAATAATAATGGGTCTTATTATTGTAATGGGGATTACCCTGATCCTTATCAAGTCCTTGGCTCAAGCGGTACTGAAATAGATGATATCCCAACAGGGGGATATTACATACCCTGTTGGGAGTCGAAAAAATATATTTAAGGAGAATTATGAATTTCAAAATAGACTTTTACAATCAATACACCTTCTGGTGTCTGGCTATTATAGCTGTAGCATTGCTTTACTGGACATGCGTGTTTATTGAAAGAATCTTTTATAACAACAAGGCAAAGAAATGGAGGAACGCCTATCCTACACTGGAAGAGTATCTGTCAATATACCCTTACTGCAAAACAGACATGGGTGTGAAATGCTTTAACTGCGATTCCTTCCAAAGACGTTTTTTCTGGTGGGACAGATCAGGGAAAGGACGAAGGGTGTTTTATTGTCAGCACTGCGGGAAACATTTATATAGGGGTGAAGGATGATAATCCGTATGGAGTAGGTAAATGACAAATTCGGTTTATCTGACGTAATAAACGACCGTTTTAATAGGGCAGTTTTTGACTATGAAAGTGAGATTAATCTTTTGAATTACTGAACAACGAAACTATCAAAGAAAGGTTTATATAGACAATGAAAATTATAGCGTATCTCAGGGTCTCTACAAATACCCAGGATCTCAACAATCAGAAATTTGAGATACTAAATTATACAAACAAAAACAACCTTAAAGTCGATGAATTCATCGA
This window harbors:
- a CDS encoding nuclease-related domain-containing protein, with product MKEIYMSNYLRDTLIKHNRAIGVTGLAAVAAAGAGIALNMPAIGIVPMIAGAIITNNHLRKRSICKTGIEGEDTLRTYLKNILSDEYTVLYNVPVEHGDIDCLVIGPKGLYAIEVKNHKGIITYTNNTWRQIKRGRKGNSYIGKLNNPSMQLIGNIKWLKGYLGRYDIKPWINGLIVFTHPEAILSIDNLPIVKAIKLEDLKDVFLEKDTLSPIIQQSTETHLLQLMAA
- a CDS encoding type II toxin-antitoxin system RelE/ParE family toxin, with the protein product MSRVVTFYTTVSGNCPIKEFLDSLPAKAAQKVTWVLSLLEDLDIVPSSYFKKLVGTEEIWECRIQSGSNTYRIFCFFLGNSVVVLTHGLVKKSQKTPKQEIEKAETYRKDFLKRRMKP
- a CDS encoding DNA-binding protein, whose product is MKKLFVVITVFSIITLGFTAESFAQKGAMKWQGSGGWGPGTSYNRMYDPAKAETLSGTVGAITQVTPMKGMRSAVALTLKTDKETISVHLGPDWYISRLDTKIEKGDTIEVKGARATFFGKPAIIAGEIKKGENILVLRDSAGIPVWSGWRR
- a CDS encoding helix-turn-helix transcriptional regulator, with amino-acid sequence MSDLKQYIDQRKKIDKEFAEGYKEGYEQFKIGVILRQARESAGLTQEELALRLNTRKTAISRIDNHAEDIKLSTLERFAAALGKQLRLQIS
- a CDS encoding hotdog fold thioesterase, whose amino-acid sequence is MQEHLNIVRKQFDKDNYAKSMGIVLDTLTDETITMHMQLRDDMLNMYNCPHGAVIYSLADAAFSVLGNNKNNISVGLDCSITYHASPDPGTILVVEGKTLSHSRRTASFLFNVYMEKEGIRTLVATMKSVSYRTGKPIDPRIEQ